In one window of Syngnathus typhle isolate RoL2023-S1 ecotype Sweden linkage group LG7, RoL_Styp_1.0, whole genome shotgun sequence DNA:
- the LOC133157367 gene encoding uncharacterized protein LOC133157367, producing MTIPRLELTAAVLAVRVEGMLVEELKMDLEPAVFWTDSTTVLKYIKNDNRRFHTFVANRVNTIRSRSDVLQWKHIPGKLNPADYASRGLNTADFLKGNNWINGPKFLKDLTQHWPNVPVDLAIPPDDSELRREVQVHATLASTHDPTSVLLNYFSTWNKLRRAVAWFLKLRSLLTQCVLKRKGASKADMAGPKTLSVQDLEEAEEAIVKFCQNQGFPQEMACLHNGRNVNRKSSIFRLDPVLDHGLLRVGGRLSRMAMPEVPKHPAILPKRHHVSELLLQHIHQQVGHCGRNHILASLRQKYWIPCANSLAREIVNNCVPCRRNFARAGEQKMADLPIDRLAPDLPPFSHVGVDYFGPIEVRRGRGMAKRYGVLFTCLTTRAVHLEVAHSLDTDSCVNAFRRFIARRGQVKELRSDNGTNLISAEKELREALKRWNMDQIERSLIQKGVKWTFNPPAGAHHGGIWERIIRMVKRILSSITNQQSLDDEGLVTVMCEVESILNSRPLTTVSSDPNDLEPLTPNHLLQLKVQPVLPPGTFKQEDLYARRRWRQTQYIADLFWTRWIREYVPLMQERSKWSRIRPNFGVGDIVVIADPTAPRGSWVIGRVIEAIADYKGLVRSVRLQTRTNQLLRPISKIYLLVKANNQH from the coding sequence CAATCAGAAGCAGGTCTGATGTATTACAGTGGAAACACATTCCTGGAAAATTGAACCCAGCAGACTATGCATCCCGCGGATTAAACACTGCAGACTTTCTGAAAGGCAACAACTGGATCAATGGTCCCAAATTCCTGAAAGACTTAACCCAGCACTGGCCCAACGTACCTGTCGACCTTGCTATTCCTCCAGATGACTCAGAATTGAGAAGAGAAGTTCAAGTACATGCCACGTTAGCCAGTACCCATGATCCAACTAGTGTGTTGCTGAATTACTTCTCCACTTGGAATAAACTCAGAAGAGCCGTTGCCTGGTTCCTGAAGCTGAGGAGTTTGCTCACACAATGTGTTCTCAAAAGAAAGGGGGCCTCAAAGGCAGACATGGCTGGCCCTAAGACACTCTCTGTTCAAGACCtggaagaggcagaagaagccattgTGAAGTTCTGCCAAAATCAAGGATTTCCACAGGAGATGGCATGCTTGCACAACGGAAGGAATGTCAACCGGAAAAGCTCCATCTTCAGACTGGACCCAGTCCTTGACCATGGCTTATTGAGGGTTGGTGGTCGCCTGAGCAGGATGGCTATGCCAGAGGTACCGAAACATCCAGCTATCTTGCCTAAAAGGCATCACGTTTCTGAGCTTCTGCTTCAACACATTCATCAGCAAGTTGGCCATtgtggcagaaatcacatcttgGCAAGTTTAAGGCAAAAATATTGGATTCCTTGTGCAAATTCTCTTGCAAGGGAAATTGTGAACAATTGTGTCCCCTGCAGGCGGAACTTTGCACGTGCAGGTGAACAAAAGATGGCCGATCTGCCAATTGATCGTTTGGCCCCTGACCTCCCTCCATTCTCACATGTTGGAGTGGATTACTTTGGACCAATAGAGGTGAGAAGAGGGCGTGGCATGGCAAAACGTTATGGCGTGCTATTTACTTGCCTGACTACTAGAGCAGTCCATTTGGAAGTAGCACACTCATTGGATACAGACTCTTGCGTGAATGCGTTTAGGCGCTTCATAGCCAGAAGAGGCCAAGTGAAAGAATTAAGGTCGGACAATGGAACTAACTTGATCTCTGCTGAAAAGGAGCTACGGGAAGCACTGAAACGATGGAACATGGATCAAATTGAGCGTAGTCTTATCCAGAAAGGTGTCAAGTGGACGTTCAATCCTCCAGCTGGTGCACACCATGGAGGCATCTGGGAGCGCATAATAAGAATGGTGAAAAGGATATTATCCTCCATCAcaaaccagcagtctttggatgATGAAGGTTTAGTAACAGTAATGTGCGAGGTTGAATCCATCCTGAACAGCCGTCCTTTGACAACCGTTTCCAGTGACCCTAATGACTTGGAACCACTGACGCCTAATCACCTACTGCAGCTAAAGGTCCAGCCCGTGCTTCCACCAGGAACATTCAAACAGGAAGACTTGTACGCCCGAAGGCGATGGCGGCAAACACAGTATATCGCAGATCTTTTCTGGACACGGTGGATACGGGAATATGTTCCACTCATGCAAGAACGATCCAAATGGTCCCGCATCAGGCCCAACTTTGGTGTGGGAGACATTGTTGTGATAGCTGATCCTACAGCACCGCGAGGCTCATGGGTGATCGGAAGAGTAATCGAAGCCATAGCAGATTACAAGGGCCTTGTTCGTTCTGTGAGACTGCAAACGAGAACCAACCAGCTCTTACGGCCCATCAGCAAGATCTACCTGTTGGTAAAAGCCAACAACCAACATTGA